In the Hordeum vulgare subsp. vulgare chromosome 7H, MorexV3_pseudomolecules_assembly, whole genome shotgun sequence genome, one interval contains:
- the LOC123411717 gene encoding NDR1/HIN1-like protein 12, with translation MGKDCGNHGGDHLRNGCRRLLAVTLSLAFTVAVIALIVYLVLRPTHPHFSLQDGSLRQLELSNSSGLLSTSLQVTVASRNPNDRVGVYYDRLHVYASYKYQQITVAASLPPVYQGHGDVDVWSPVLDGPNVPLAPYLASTISQDCLAGQLMLHVKIDGRVRWKVGSWISGHYHLFVTCQAFLTGGGGGGGNGASGASGFKFHKTNGCRVEV, from the coding sequence ATGGGCAAGGACTGCGGCAACCACGGGGGCGACCACCTCCGGAACGGCTGCCGGCGCCTGCTGGCCGTGACCCTGAGCCTGGCCTTCACCGTCGCCGTCATCGCCCTCATCGTCTACCTGGTGCTCCGCCCAACCCACCCGCACTTCTCCCTCCAGGACGGCTCCCTCCGGCAGCTCGAGCTGTCCAACTCCTCgggcctcctctccacctccctcCAGGTCACCGTCGCCTCCCGCAACCCCAACGACCGCGTCGGTGTCTACTACGACCGCCTCCACGTCTACGCCTCCTACAAGTATCAGCAGATCACGGTCGCCGCCTCGCTCCCGCCGGTCTACCAGGGCCACGGCGACGTCGACGTATGGTCGCCGGTGCTCGACGGGCCCAACGTCCCCTTGGCACCCTACCTTGCGAGCACCATCTCCCAGGACTGCCTGGCTGGCCAGCTCATGCTCCATGTCAAGATAGACGGCCGCGTCAGGTGGAAAGTCGGCAGCTGGATCTCCGGCCACTACCACCTCTTCGTCACCTGCCAGGCCTTCctcaccggcggcggcggcggcggcggcaacggCGCATCAGGGGCCAGCGGGTTCAAGTTCCACAAAACCAATGGATGCCGCGTAGAGGTCTAG